A genomic window from Euleptes europaea isolate rEulEur1 chromosome 9, rEulEur1.hap1, whole genome shotgun sequence includes:
- the CCDC142 gene encoding LOW QUALITY PROTEIN: coiled-coil domain-containing protein 142 (The sequence of the model RefSeq protein was modified relative to this genomic sequence to represent the inferred CDS: inserted 2 bases in 1 codon), whose amino-acid sequence MVCQQAGGRERMRVVLCQKEAQPQQQQQHRCLRTSPRPWRQPCDDAMRGSNRGCPRLLGRRGSPGIEAQAVGVNAIFLXMSRKPQASGTVLPPLSTLVGPRKVAPTAEEEQGEEADAGSSSRTALAKSLETAEALLRYCIHPSWRRLLPLRPSEGPEDSEEEGGEAGGLAHLAQVERSFLGLSRSLCVREDLCTETFQGHVRPEAAQAPFSYHATRSRAAHQCATLHALLQQRHHLRLARHYSQRLKAASDFVHRLGVTEPSLLLPGGGQEADWGRLVRGLCEDLRTHTAHWDALQRHMRTDPWLWPLLLQRHEVVLRMKQAFSSLALQALCSLERCLEALLHRLAHAPRLPPPAPLFDFFQGLEIYNQVVRDQPWQRFSVAVWVEPGSSSDLRIEPGGASAFPVERVLGILAAGRGQQAACKLRRLLLRLQARARSGDATPWEGAAEPWLLEAAPQAGEGAPSLSAELQALCRAEEEDLLQILGELVASTGSLWHHLLSRPKQERPPEGLEASCGPEGSGSAPLPAWKAVRWLDASYSEAARGLYAQCRPLVWSATADALAHQLELHSPLAQVQARTAATLGQQLGHAPFHACVPQESEEELRGLWLRLLLRGVLQHWDQDFCRALGSSLTDKCVAVQPKQPTEAACSHTAHLLQSLFQPLAFSLRCLASWSPLSLAADRLLGPAGCRSVLLSLSVAASQASAYWVLDRASQYLASGSLGQFLLVTQGDLQRLKAEASRMAAVASAAASSEGWEPSPLVSWQEQELSQQVQSGAASLQDFAKDSLRLFSSECKRMSAEIFGQTMPLHKYWRLSRQTDVPSSPSEYASAATEAVLGQVLRGIQPLPREAQEPALSQVTTAFLEAWLDHILAQKIKFSLQGALQLKQDFELVREQLRSEEAGLSPASRQRLLSLRVFQQADNAVACLLQQPSRASLPCQTWAALHQCCSYNGIHTHDSGPGSLNSLEGLEGLPALAGAAGESQPGDLLGRGQGGGCSPETYLSPPQQEWLALRLHGGRRWKVPALPCMCRAADP is encoded by the exons GGGATCGAGGCCCAGGCCGTGGGAGTGAATGCCATCTTCCT CATGTCACGCAAGCCGCAGGCCTCAGGCACAGTCCTGCCGCCCCTCAGCACCCTGGTCGGGCCCAGGAAAGTGGCGCCAACTGCTGAAGAGGAGCAGGGGGAGGAAGCGGATGCAG GCTCCAGCTCTCGCACGGCTTTGGCTAAATCCTTGGAAACTGCAGAAGCCCTGCTGCGCTACTGCATTCACCCCAGCTGGAGGCGCCTGCTGCCGCTGCGTCCCAGCGAAGGTCCAGAGGAcagtgaggaggaggggggcgaggCGGGGGGCCTGGCCCACCTGGCCCAGGTGGAACGCAGCTTCCTGGGGCTCAGCCGCAGCCTGTGCGTGCGAGAGGATCTGTGCACCGAGACTTTCCAGGGCCACGTGCGGCCAGAGGCGGCCCAGGCCCCCTTCTCGTACCACGCCACGCGGAGCAGAGCCGCCCACCAGTGTGCCACCCTGCATgccctgctgcagcagcgccaccACTTGCGCCTGGCCCGCCACTACAGCCAGCGACTCAAGGCTGCCTCGGACTTTGTGCACCGCCTGGGGGTCACGGAGCCCTCTCTGCTGCTGCCCGGCGGTGGGCAGGAAGCCGACTGGGGGCGTTTGGTGCGGGGGCTGTGTGAGGACCTGCGCACCCACACCGCTCACTGGGACGCGCTGCAGCGGCACATGCGCACTGATCCTTGGCTGTGGCCCCTGCTGCTCCAGAGGCACGAGGTGGTGCTGCGCATGAAGCAAGCCTTCTCCTCGCTGGCTCTGCAGGCCCTCTGCTCCTTGGAGCGCTGCCTTGAGGCCCTGCTGCACCGCCTGGCCCATGCTCCCCGCCTGCCCCCCCCGGCACCCCTCTTCGACTTCTTCCAGGGGCTGGAGATTTACAACCAGGTGGTGAGAGACCAGCCGTGGCAGCGGTTCTCCGTGGCTGTGTGGGTGGAGCCAGGGTCCAGTTCAGATCTGCGAATAGAGCCAGGGGGAGCCTCCGCCTTTCCCGTGGAGAGGGTGCTGGGCATTTTGGCAGCAGGGAGAGGCCAGCAGGCGGCCTGCAAGCTCCGCCGACTCCTCCTCAGGCTGCAGGCACGGGCCAGAAGTGGGGATGCAACACCGTGGGAGGGGGCTGCTGAGCCCTGGCTCCTGGAGGCGGCCCCACAGGCCGGCGAGGGAGCCCCCAGCCTGTCTGCAGAGTTGCAGGCCCTGTGCCGCGCGGAAGAAGAGGACTTGCTCCAGATCCTGGGGGAGCTGGTGGCCTCCACGGGCAGCCTCTGGCATCACCTCCTCAGTCGGCCCAAGCAGGAGAGGCCCCCCGAGGGCCTGGAGGCCTCCTGTGGGCCCGAGGGGTCCGGCTCCGCTCCCCTGCCTGCTTGGAAGGCCGTGCGCTGGCTGGACGCGTCCTACTCGGAGGCAGCCAGGGGGCTGTACGCGCAATGCCGCCCGCTCGTTTGGAGCGCCACTGCCGATGCCCTGGCTCACCAGCTGGAGCTCCATTCACCCCTGGCGCAGGTCCAGGCAAGGACGGCAGCCACGCTGGGCCAGCAACTCGGCCACGCCCCATTCCACG CCTGCGTTCCCCAAGAGAGCGAAGAAGAGCTGAGGGGCTTGTGGCTACGGCTGCTGCTACGTGGGGTCCTGCAGCACTGGGACCAAG ATTTCTGCCGTGCGTTGGGCTCCAGCCTCACCGACAAATGTGTGGCCGTGCAACCCAAGCAGCCCACGGAGGCTGCCTGCAGCCACACGGCTCACCTCCTGCAGAGCCTCTTCCAGCCCCTGGCCTTCTCCTTGCGGTGCCTGGCTTCCTGGTCCC CTCTCTCCCTTGCAGCCGACCGCCTCCTTGGGCCTGCAGGCTGCCGCTCGGTCCTGCTGTCCCTCTCCGTGGCCGCCAGCCAGGCCTCAGCCTACTGGGTCCTGGACAGAGCCTCCCAGTACTTGGCTTCTGGCTCCCTCGGCCAGTTCTTGCTTGTCACCCAAGGAGACCTGCAG CGGCTGAAGGCAGAGGCAAGCAggatggcagctgtggccagcgcAGCCGCTTCCAGCGAGGGATGGGAGCCCAGTCCCCTTGTCTCTTGGCAGGAGCAGGAGCTGAGCCAGCAGGTCCAGTCCGGGgcggccagcctccag GATTTTGCAAAGGACTCCCTGCGGCTGTTCTCCTCGGAGTGCAAGCGCATGTCAGCGGAGATTTTTGGGCAAACCATGCCCCTGCACAAGTACTGGCGCCTCTCCCGCCAAACAG ACGTGCCTTCCTCCCCCAGCGAGTACGCCTCTGCTGCAACCGAGGCTGTCCTGGGCCAAGTCCTGCGGGGCATCCAGCCGCTGCCCCGCGAGGCCCAGGAGCCGGCGCTCAGCCAGGTCACCACGGCCTTCTTGGAAGCCTGGCTGGACCACATCCTGGCCCAGAAGATCAAATTCAG cctgcAGGGCGCCCTTCAGCTGAAGCAGGACTTTGAGCTGGTTAGGGAGCAGCTGCGGTCCGAAGAGGCCGGGCTCTCCCCGGCGAGCAGGCAGCGGCTGCTCTCCCTCCGTGTCTTCCAGCAGGCAGACAACGCCGTcgcctgcctcctgcagcagcccagcAGGGCCTCCCTGCCCTGCCAGACCTGGGCTGCCCTCCACCAGTGCT GCTCCTACAATGGCATCCACACGCATGACAGTGGCCCAGGCAGCCTCAACAGCCTGGAGGGCCTGGAGGGCCTGCCTGCCCTCGCcggggctgctggggagagccAGCCGGGGGACCTGCTTGGCCGCGGGCAAGGAGGCGGCTGCAGCCCTGAGACCTACCTCAGCCCCCCCCAGCAGGAGTGGCTGGCGCTGCGGCTGCATGGGGGCCGCCGCTGGAAAGTACCTGCCCTGCCCTGCATGTGCAGAGCTGCAGATCCCTGA
- the LOC130482634 gene encoding programmed cell death protein 4-like yields MDGGGGGEGGAPEKTLPAARARARAKRRPRRPSSARDGTPDDPPRPDGAPPAPRPGSPAPAKGHDRRSRMGKGRGLPKKGGAGGKGVWGAPGVVYPYQEPDARDPNYDEAAQGDTVYATVVPELEGEELRKNVHPMVLEYFEHGDPLEVVELLRGLNLGGHKAAVPSLAVALSLEGKASHRELTSRLLSDLVGKVLSPEDVAAAFDGMLGDLPDLILDTPEAPQMLGQFIARAVADHALPLDFLERYKGRVDCEHARAALDRAAVLLRIKRDVNRLDNVWGVGGGQRPVKHLIKEMNLLLREYLLSGEVSEAEHCLRQLEVPHFHHELVYEAVVMVLESSGETAVAMMMKLLKVLWETGLVTLDQMNRGFQRVYDELGDISLDVPLAHSILERLVDLCFEEGVITKQLRDACPARGRKRFVSEGDGGQIKQ; encoded by the exons atggacggcggcggcggcggcgaggggggCGCCCCGGAGAAGACCCTGCCCGCGGCGCGCGCCAGGGCCCGGGCCAAGCGCCGCCCGCGACGCCCCTCCTCCGCCCGCGACGGGACCCCCGACGACCCCCCCCGCCCGGACGgcgccccgcccgccccccgccccggcaGCCCCGCCCCGGCCAAGGGCCACGACCGCCGCTCCCGCATGGGCAAGGGCCGCGGGCTGCCCAAGAAAG GTGGCGCCGGCGGCAAGGGCGTGTGGGGAGCGCCCGGCGTGGTCTACCCCTACCAGGAGCCCGACGCCCGGGACCCCAACTACGACGAGGCGGCCCAG GGCGACACGGTCTACGCCACGGTGGTGCCCGAGctggagggggaggagctgcGCAAGAACGTGCACCCCATGGTGCTGGAGTACTTTGAGCACGGAGACCCCCTGGAGGTGGTG GAGCTGCTTCGGGGCCTGAACTTGGGGGGCCACAAAGCAGCAGTGCCCTCACTGGCCGTGGCGCTGTCTCTGGAGGGCAAGGCCAGCCACCGGGAGCTGACGTCACGCTTACTGTCTGACCTGGTGGGGAAGGTGCTGAGCCCTGAGGACGTGGCCGCTGCCTTTGACGGGATGCTGGGCGATCTCCCTGACCTGATTCTCGACACGCCGGAGGCCCCGCAG ATGCTGGGCCAGTTCATCGCCCGGGCTGTGGCCGACCACGCCTTGCCGCTCGACTTTCTTGAACGCTACAAGGGGCGTGTCGACTGTGAGCATGCTCG GGCTGCTCTGGATCGCGCTGCCGTCCTCTTGCGGATCAAGCGAGACGTCAACCGCTTGGACAACGTGTGGGGCGTGGGGGGCGGCCAAAGACCTGTCAAGCACCTTATCAAGGAG ATGAACCTTCTGCTCCGGGAATACCTCCTTTCGGGCGAAGTATCTGAGGCCGAGCACTGCCTGCGCCAGCTGGAGGTCCCCCACTTCCACCACGAGCTCGTCTATGAG GCGGTGGTGATGGTGCTGGAGTCCTCGGGCGAAACGGCGGTGGCCATGATGATGAAGCTCTTGAAGGTGCTCTGGGAGACGGGGCTGGTGACCCTGGACCAGATGAACAGG GGCTTCCAGCGGGTGTATGACGAGCTTGGGGACATCAGCCTGGACGTCCCTCTGGCCCACAGCATCCTGGAGCGACTGGTGGACCTGTGCTTCGAGGAGGGGGTCATCACCAAGCAGCTGAGAGACGCCTGCCCTGCCCG GGGACGGAAGCGCTTTGTCAGCGAAGGAGACGGTGGACAAATCAAGCAGTGA